From a region of the Candidatus Pantoea bituminis genome:
- the gmk gene encoding guanylate kinase — MAQGTLYIVSAPSGAGKSSLIQALLKTQPLYDTQVSVSHTTRGVRPGETHGEHYFFVQKEEFEKMIAEDAFLEHAKVFDNYYGTSRKAIEQVLATGVDVFLDIDWQGAQQIRAKMPSARSIFVLPPSKDELDRRLRGRGQDSEEVITRRMAQAVAEMSHYAEYDYLIVNDDFDLALSDLKTIIRAERLRMARQKARHDALISKLLAV, encoded by the coding sequence ATGGCTCAAGGCACGCTCTATATAGTTTCCGCCCCAAGCGGCGCAGGTAAATCCAGCCTGATTCAGGCACTTTTAAAGACACAGCCGCTGTACGATACGCAGGTGTCTGTTTCGCATACCACCCGCGGCGTACGCCCGGGCGAAACGCATGGCGAACATTATTTTTTCGTTCAAAAAGAAGAATTTGAAAAAATGATCGCCGAAGACGCTTTCCTTGAGCATGCAAAGGTTTTTGACAACTATTATGGCACTTCGCGTAAAGCGATTGAGCAAGTTCTCGCTACCGGCGTTGACGTATTTCTTGATATTGACTGGCAAGGCGCGCAGCAAATTCGTGCCAAAATGCCCAGCGCACGCAGCATCTTCGTTTTACCGCCGTCGAAAGACGAACTGGATCGCCGCTTGCGGGGCCGTGGCCAAGACAGCGAAGAGGTGATTACACGTCGCATGGCGCAGGCAGTGGCCGAAATGAGCCATTACGCCGAGTACGATTATTTAATTGTGAATGATGATTTTGATCTGGCGCTTTCCGATCTTAAAACCATTATTCGCGCAGAGCGTTTACGTATGGCACGCCAGAAGGCGCGTCATGATGCTTTAATCAGCAAATTATTGGCAGTCTGA
- the ligB gene encoding NAD-dependent DNA ligase LigB, with translation MLIITAFSLSAAQFDKQSAQCPAWTPARAHNEMSQLQQQLQKWDDAYYREGVSPVTDNDYDSLLQRLSQWQHCFESSAADYQSQLPSGGSTFHPIAHTGLKKLRDKLAVGYWMQNRDDLWVQPKVDGVAVSLVYRHGKLVSLISRGDGLRGEEWLAKAAMIPAIPLSIESELEDVILQGELFLKMSDHHQAIAGGKNARAQVAGAMMSKKASPLLTEIAIFIWGWPDGPSDMADRLQQLTQWGFDLAGQWSKSVKDEDDVAGWRDRWFHAQLPFVTDGVVIHQASRPKGKSWLPGQGDWAVAWKYQPPEVSSEVLSVDFSIGRTGKIAVVLNLQPVQLDDKTVRRVNVGSLTRWRGYDVIAGDQVIISLAGQGIPRLERVIWRVTERDYPQQPDAANFTPLSCYHFTPDCQKQLVARLNWLSQKSVLDIAGVQRSTWLRLLEKPGITHLFSWLTLTPEQITAAASISPERAEQIWHRFNLTRQQPLRRWIHALGIPLPRKALNALTDSGWDSILQRNVQTWQALPGVGNVLAQRIVMMLQDTELRSLITFLQHQGIPATTSMFRVRVVENRQAETEAQRQ, from the coding sequence ATGCTCATCATTACAGCATTTTCACTCTCTGCTGCCCAATTTGATAAGCAATCCGCACAATGTCCAGCCTGGACGCCTGCTCGCGCTCACAATGAAATGAGTCAACTTCAACAGCAATTACAGAAGTGGGATGATGCCTATTACCGAGAAGGTGTGAGTCCAGTGACTGATAATGATTACGACAGTTTGCTACAGCGCTTATCGCAATGGCAGCACTGTTTTGAATCTTCTGCGGCTGACTATCAGTCGCAATTACCTTCTGGTGGTTCAACCTTTCATCCTATCGCCCATACTGGCCTCAAAAAACTACGTGACAAGCTGGCAGTCGGATACTGGATGCAAAACCGCGACGATCTTTGGGTCCAGCCTAAAGTCGATGGTGTAGCGGTATCTTTAGTCTATCGGCATGGCAAATTGGTTTCGCTTATCAGTCGTGGAGATGGATTACGCGGTGAAGAGTGGTTGGCTAAAGCGGCGATGATTCCTGCCATTCCGCTGTCTATTGAAAGTGAGCTCGAAGATGTAATTTTACAGGGCGAGCTCTTTCTGAAGATGTCCGATCATCACCAGGCTATTGCGGGAGGTAAAAATGCTCGGGCGCAGGTTGCCGGTGCCATGATGAGTAAAAAAGCGAGCCCCTTACTGACCGAGATAGCCATTTTCATTTGGGGGTGGCCAGATGGACCTTCAGATATGGCCGATCGTTTGCAACAGCTTACGCAATGGGGGTTTGATCTTGCAGGACAATGGAGCAAAAGCGTTAAGGATGAAGACGATGTCGCTGGCTGGCGTGACCGATGGTTTCACGCGCAACTGCCTTTTGTCACCGATGGCGTGGTTATACATCAGGCTTCTCGGCCTAAAGGGAAAAGCTGGTTGCCCGGTCAAGGCGATTGGGCCGTGGCCTGGAAATATCAGCCGCCAGAGGTGAGCAGTGAAGTGCTTTCGGTCGATTTCTCAATAGGGCGTACCGGAAAGATTGCTGTGGTACTTAATCTACAGCCGGTTCAGCTGGATGATAAAACCGTCAGACGTGTGAATGTCGGCTCATTAACCCGTTGGCGAGGATACGATGTGATCGCTGGTGACCAGGTCATCATCAGCCTGGCGGGTCAAGGGATCCCAAGGTTAGAAAGGGTAATCTGGCGTGTGACAGAACGTGATTATCCTCAACAGCCAGATGCCGCAAATTTCACACCGCTGAGTTGTTATCACTTCACACCTGACTGTCAGAAACAGCTAGTGGCAAGACTGAATTGGCTTAGCCAAAAATCTGTGCTTGATATTGCAGGCGTACAACGCAGCACCTGGTTGCGCTTACTGGAAAAACCCGGCATCACGCATCTTTTTTCATGGCTGACATTAACACCCGAACAGATCACCGCTGCGGCAAGCATTTCACCTGAGCGAGCAGAGCAGATTTGGCACCGCTTTAATCTGACACGACAGCAACCATTGCGGCGCTGGATTCACGCTTTAGGCATACCTTTGCCGCGCAAAGCCTTGAATGCATTAACGGATAGCGGCTGGGACTCAATATTGCAGCGCAATGTACAAACATGGCAGGCGTTGCCAGGCGTTGGCAATGTATTAGCACAACGGATTGTTATGATGTTGCAGGATACCGAGCTGCGATCGCTTATCACTTTTTTACAGCATCAAGGCATTCCTGCAACGACATCAATGTTCCGGGTGAGGGTAGTTGAAAATCGGCAGGCCGAGACGGAAGCGCAGCGCCAGTAA